ACAGGTTCCGTTCCTGCGATTTACCTGATGGATCGCCAATCATCCCGGTAGCGCCTCCCACCAACACAATCGGTTTGTGGCCGGCCACCTGGAAATGTTTCAGCATCATTACTCCAACCAGGTGACCAATGTGCAACGAATCGGCCGTCGGATCGATTCCCACATAGGCCGTGGTCATCTCTTTCTCCAATTGTTCTTCCGTACCGGGCATCATGTCGTGAATCATGCCCCGCCAGGTAAGCTCATTTACAAAATTCACTGGTATATTTTTTAGTCCGTTAAATGTTCCATTTGTGCATTTCAACCTTCCGGGAAACCGGAAAAACAACTGTCCGGCTGAAATTTCGCGCTAAGATACAAAATTTTAACGCTCTCCGCCGAAGACCTTTCGTTCGTCCTAACGGGAAAAGATGCTATCTTTAAAAACCACACCATTAGCCCAACCATCATGAAACGAAACCACTTCTTTTCCTTTCGCCTGAATCGCGCATTCACATTTCTGTTAATTGTTCTGCTTTCGACCAACGCGTTTGCCTCTAATGGAAACAAGCACCGCATTATCTTACTGCACCCTACGGTGAGCAACATCGAAAATGCGCTGGCACTGGTCAAAGACGGCTTGATTGACATTTCCAATCTGGAAATGCTTGGCGTTTATTACGCCGATGAAAACTATGACTATTCAGCTTCGGAAAAGTATTTGGCCGAGCATCATATCGAAAATTACCATCTGGAGAAAGTCGAGGGTAAACTTACACTCAATGACCTTTTCAGGAAGAATGCCTGTACTGCGCAGTTCCATCAACTTTTCGAAAGTGCAGATGCGATTTTGTTTTTCGGTGGACCGGATATTCCACCATCCATTTACGGTGCCAAGCAGGAGTTGCTTACTTCGGTGACCGACCCTATGCGGCACTTTTTTGAGGCTTCATTCTTCTTCCACCTGATTGGCGGTTCCCAAAATCCGGACTTCAAACCATTCCTGGAAGAACAGCCTGACTTTGTTATCCGCGCATTCTGCCTCGGCATGCAAACCATGAACGTGGCTGCCGGTGGAACACTCATTCAGGATATTCCGCAAGATGTTTATGGAATAAATGATGTGGAAGATGTGCTGAAGATGTCACCGGCAATGATGCACCGGAATTATAACAATGGCTTTTCGGATAACCAAGATATTTTCTACGGTCATTTTCACCCCATTCGGTTGGTGAAGGACGGCTATTTTGTTACTGATGCCGGTTTCCCGGAAACGGCTATACCTTATGTGTTAAGTGCCCATCACCAGTGTGCGGGCAAAATCGGACAAAACCTGAAAGTCATTGCCACATCGATGGATGGAAAGATTGTGGAAGGCCTCCGAAGTACCCGATTTCCCAACGTAATTGGCGTTCAGTTTCATCCCGAACAGGATTACCTGTATCATCCCAATAAGGAATTCAAGCGGACAAATGACGAATCTTTCAGTCCGGAAAAGCTGTTACAAAGGACCAACAGCATGGCTTTTTACAAAGCATTCTGGAAGGATTTTTCCCGGAAGGTGACCGAGAGTAAAAAATAAACCTCGGTTTACAACGAAACTTCCTGGACGCCTTCTTTCAGCTCTTTTTTGGCTTCGTCGAAGTGGAAGAAGGGCAAAATGCTGGGCGCGAAATTCCGCAACGGTTTATACAGTATCGATTGGTTGGCCTTTTCAGGTGGTATCAGGTTGAATGTATATTTACCCACCGTTTCAATCAAAATCAACAAAATGCTGATGATAAAGGCGGCTTTCAACACGCCTACAACCACGCCGGCCAACCGGGTCAACATACCGAGTGCTACAGCCTTAAATAGCGTGTCAGCCAACCGGGCCACCAAATGAACCGCTACCACAACCAATATAAAAGTGAGAATAAAGGCAATCAAACCCAGATGTTCCGGATTCCAGTCGAATGCCGAATGCAGATAATAAGCTGTAAAGCCGGAAAATTCAACAGCTCCCCAAATCCCCAGCAACAAGGCGGCAATGGAAGCCAGTTCGATAAAAAATCCCTTTTGAAATCCGCGGACAGCGGCAAATACCAGAAGAGCGGCAAAAATAATATCAAGCAAATTCATGGTTTCGGATTGATTCGATAAGGTAAAAATATCAAAAAATGGAGCAGAAAAGAGGTACCCCGAAAAAATTATGTATTTTGCCTTCCGGGTGTAAAAAACTTAACATCCTGACCTTGAACCAACTTAATTCGAAAAAAACGAATGGCACTGCTGAATTCCATCATCAAATGGGTTAATTACAAACGCATTTACCAGATTGAACTCTACCGGAACCATGCGGAGGAGATTCAGGAGGAGATGTTATTTAATTTATTGAACGAGGCCAAGAACACCGAATGGGGCAGGAAATACGACTACCGCTCCATTAAATCGGTGGAGCAATTTGCCGAACGAATTCCGATCAGTACCTACGAACAGATGGAACCGCACATTTCGCGAATGATTGATGGAGAGCGAAATGTGCTATGGCCCGGCGAAATAAAATGGTTCGCCAAGTCGTCGGGAACCACCAACGCGAAGAGCAAGTTTATTCCGGTTTCCACCGATTCTTTGGAAGATTGCCACTTTCGCGGAGGAAAAGATGTGTTGGCCATTTACCACCGAAACTATCCCGAAGCCAAAGCCCTAACGGGAAAAAGCCTGACATTGGGCGGAAGTCATCGCGTTAGCAACCTCAGCAACAAATCGTATTATGGCGATCTCTCGGCCATCATGATAGAGAACCTGCCGTTCTGGACGGATCTGAACCGGACACCTCCCACAGAAATCGCATTGATTGAGGAATTTGAGCGGAAAGTGGACGAAATCACTAAAACTTCTATCCACGAAAATGTGACTTCGTTTGCCGGCGTACCGTCGTGGTACCTCGTGCTGCTTCGTCATGTACTCGATTACACCGGGAAAAATAACATGCTGGAAGTATGGCCGAACCTAGAAGTATTTATCCACGGCGGCATCAACTTCGAGCCTTACCGCGAACAGTACCGCAAGCTGATTCCGTCGGACGAGATGCGTTACCTCGAAACCTACAATGCTTCCGAAGGTTTCTTTGCCATCCAGGACGATCCTTCACGGGATGATCTGCTGCTGATGCTCGATTATGGTATTTTCTACGAGTTCATCCCCATGTCGGAATACGGAAAAGAAAATCCGAAAACCATTCCATTATGGGACGTTGAAACCGGGGTCAATTATGCGATGGTTATTTCCACCAACGGCGGACTGTGGCGCTACCTGATTGGAGACACCGTCGTTTTCACTTCGAAGAATCCGTATAAAATCAAAATCACCGGCCGGACAAAGCACTTCATCAATGCATTTGGTGAAGAGGTCATCATCGATAATGCTGAAAAAGCGCTTAAGCAGGCTTGCGATGAAACCGGGGCTACCATTCGCGACTATACTGCCGGACCGGTTTTTATGGGCGACAACGCGAAAGGAGCTCATGAATGGCTTATTGAGTTTGAAACGCCTCCGGCCGATCTTTCCCGTTTTACGGAAATACTGGATAAGACACTTCAAAGTGTCAACTCGGATTACGAAGCCAAGCGACATAAAAATACCACCCTCAACTCCCCGAAAGTAACTGCTGCTGCCCAGGGCACTTTTTATCACTGGATGAAAGAAAAAGGCAAAATCGGTGGGCAAAATAAAGTTCCACGCCTTTCGAATAACCGTGATTACCTGGAACAATTGCTTCCGTTTCATCATGAACTTTCGCGGTAGAGCGGAAATTATCGATGGTTTTATTACATTCGTATGTTTTTGAAAAACCCTAGACAATGCACATTGCCATAGCTGGAAACATTGGTGCCGGAAAGACCACACTTACGAGCCTGCTTTCTAAACATTACGGCTGGGAAGCCCATTACGAAAGCACCGATGATAATCCTTACCTCGACGACTTTTACCACGACATGCAGCGTTGGTCGTTCAATCTTCAGGTGTACTTCCTGAATAACCGGTTCAACCAGGTACTCGATATCCGGAAATCGGGAAAAACAATTATCCAGGACCGGACCATTTACGAGGATGCCGAAATTTTTGCTCCGAACCTGCATGACATGAGCCTGATGAGCACCCGCGATTTTAACAACTACCGCTCGCTCTTCGATCTGATGACCCGCCTGATCGAACCGCCGGATTTGCTTATCTACCTGCGTGCTTCCATCCCGACACTCGTCAACCAGATTCAAAAGCGTGGCCGCGATTACGAAAATTCCATCCGCCTCGATTACCTGAAACAGCTGAATCAGCGCTACGAGGCCTGGATTTCGAAATACCACAAAGGAAAAATGCTCATCATTAACGTCGATGAAATTAACTTTGCCGATAATGCCGAAGACCTCAGCAAAGTTATCGACCGTATCGACGCCCAGATAAACGGATTGTTTTAGACAATTCGGACAGAAAATATTCTGAAGCCACTGGAGGAATTCAGTGGCTTTTTTTACGCTCTTTAATCAGAAACCTTCCAACTGCTGTTACAACTAGCCAACACAGGTAACCCATGATATTACTACACTGGTTACGAAATGTTTTTAGATGAGGAAAGCAAGGACGAAGATTAACTTAGTTTGGTTGTTATTCCAAATCCCAAAACGGAATATTCAGGATGAAAACAAAACCACGTTTCTTCATATCTGTCAATAAGTTAACAGTATGCCAAATTAATGGTACGGGTTTTGCATTCCTTATGTCAGAATCAGCTCATTTAATACCTACAGCTATGAAAAAAGCAATTATCATATCCGTCCTTGCAATCCTCACCATAATGGCAGGCGTTGCAACAGCAAGAGATTATCCGGATGAGTACCTGGGTTTGCCGGGTGACAACCTGAACCTCTATGCTACCATGAAATTATTCCAGGAGTCGGAAACGTTGGAAGGTTTTGAAAGAAGCCTGAACGACCCCAATTCACATATCAATAATCTCGACCTGAATGGAGACAACCTGGTTGATTACATTTCGGTGGTTGATTATGTTGACGGAGGCGTTCATAACATCGTTTTAAGAACTCAACTCAACAGGGATGAAACACAGGACATAGCCGTTTTCACCGTTCAACGCTTCGACGACGGGACAGCCCGGATACAACTTATTGGTGATGAAGCGCTTTACGGCAAAAACTACATTGTTGAACCTATTTATGCCGACAGTCAGGAAACACCCAACCCGGGTTACATGGGAAGTTCTTTAGTAGTGACTACTCCAACACCTGTTGTAGTCACAACCTACGAAGTGGCAGCCTGGCCAATCATCCGGTTTATTTACCTTCCCGGGTATGTTCGCTGGCATTCCACCTGGGGATGGGGACATTATCCTTCCTATTGGAATTCGTGGCGCCCTTATTACTGGCATACTTACTACGGTTATCACAGCCACTTTGACCACTACTATTATGCCCATTACCGCCATTGGAATCATTATCGGTACCATCGCTACCACAATTTCTATTACAATCATGTGCGGGCACATTCTCCAGAAGTGAGCGTCAGAATCAGGAGAGGAAACTATAGAACGACCTACTCCCGCCCGGACCTGAGAAGAAGAGGTGACGATCTTTACAGAAGAACAGCCACAAGAAGCACGGGATATCGGACAGACAACTCAAATTCCCGAAGAACGAACAGCCGGCAATCTGTGAACAATCGAAGAACTTACAATACCCATTCAAATTCAGGAAGGCGAACGATTTCAAGTAGCACATCGCGGACACGGAGCAATTCATCCGTCAACAGGAGACCGGTAGACACACGAAGGTCATCGACGATACGTTCAGGAGGCTCCTCTGCCAATCCCTACCGGGAAAGCAGAACCGGAGTATCTCAAAACAGAAGCTATTCGTCTAACAGAACCGGTACGCGTTCTTCTGTAAGCACACAAAGACACGCACCTCAAAAAACAACCGTAAGAAATAGCAGATCGTCGAGGTCATCTGCCGTTGGTCGGACTTACAGGCAGCCATCGCAATCGCGCACGACTTATTCAAGCCGGTCATCTTCCAAACCAAGGGTGTCCTCCCGACCTTCCAGTTCAGGAAGTTCATACCGGCAGCCCAGAGTGTCATCGAGATCTTCAGTTTCAAGAAGCTCTTCCAGACAGCCCAGGGTATCGTCCCGAAGTCATAGCTCTAATAATAGAAGTTCGAGCGTCACAAGTAGAAACAGTCGCAGTTCAAACAGTCGGGGTTCAAGCGTTAAAAGTAGCCGTAGCTCAAATAACAGAAGTTCAAAAGCGACCAGCAAGAGCAGCCGTTCGCGATCATCCTCCGAAAGAAAATCAGGACGTAGGAAGTAAAAAGACACAAGAAAGCCGGTCATTTCTGACCGGCTTTTTTCAGCTCCCCAGGTAGGACTTGAACCTACGACCTACGGATTAACAGTCCGCCGCTCTAACCAACTGAGCTACTAGGGAAAATATTTTCCTTAAAAGTGCTCCCCAGGTAGGACTTGAACCTACGACCTACGGATTAACAGTCCGCCGCTCTAACCAACTGAGCTACTAGGGAATTTTTTTTATCGGTTTCTAACCAATGTTTGCAGTGCGAAGATAGTTGTTTTCGGCTCGCAAACTATTGTTTTCACCGGATTTTTTAAGAACATTCCTTCAACGTTTTCGTCAAAGGCGTTGCAAAAATAACAGGTTTTCCTAAAAACTAAAATATATTTGTGAAAATTTTAAAGTCAAAAAACAGCACAAAATGCATAACGTTGATTATCCGAAAATCCTGGGTATAGGGAATGCCCTGGTAGATATTATGACCCTTCTCCGTGACGAATCCATTCTGCAGGAATTTGGACTTCCGAAAGGAAGCATGACCCTGGTAGATCGCGAACTCTCAGAGGAGATGCAGGAAAAGACAAATGGTTTTGAGAAAAAGATAACGACGGGAGGTTCAGTAGCCAATGCCATGAATGGTGTGGCTAATTTGGGCGTTCCCTGTGGCTTTGTCGGATCAGTTGCAGAAGATGACATGGGACGGTTTTTTGAGTCAAAACTTGAAGAAAATCGGATTGAGCCGTTTTTGAAGAAAATGGATACCCGCACCGGACGGGCTGTGGCCCTGATTACCCCGGACGGAGAGCGCACCTTTGGAACCTACCTGGGAGCTGCAGTTGATATGGGAGCTGACGACATTGATCCGAAAGTATTTGAAGGATTTGACTACTTCCTGATTGAAGGCTATTTGGTACAGAATTATGCGTTGATTCTGGAAGCAGCCAGAAAAGCGAAAGCAGCAGGTTTGAAAGTGGCACTCGATTTGGCCAGCTACAATATCGTGGAAGCAAATCTTGAGGTACTGAATGACCTGGTAGATAATTACGTTGACATTTTGTTTGCCAACGAAGAGGAAGCAAAAGCATTTACCGATAAAGAGCCGGAAGATGCGTTGGATGCAATTGCATCACGCTGTGATATTGCCGTTGTAAAGGTGGGTAGCAAAGGTGCTTTCATCAAACAAGGAACCAGCAAATGGCA
This Prolixibacter sp. NT017 DNA region includes the following protein-coding sequences:
- a CDS encoding gamma-glutamyl-gamma-aminobutyrate hydrolase family protein (Members of this family of hydrolases with an active site Cys residue belong to MEROPS family C26.), producing MKRNHFFSFRLNRAFTFLLIVLLSTNAFASNGNKHRIILLHPTVSNIENALALVKDGLIDISNLEMLGVYYADENYDYSASEKYLAEHHIENYHLEKVEGKLTLNDLFRKNACTAQFHQLFESADAILFFGGPDIPPSIYGAKQELLTSVTDPMRHFFEASFFFHLIGGSQNPDFKPFLEEQPDFVIRAFCLGMQTMNVAAGGTLIQDIPQDVYGINDVEDVLKMSPAMMHRNYNNGFSDNQDIFYGHFHPIRLVKDGYFVTDAGFPETAIPYVLSAHHQCAGKIGQNLKVIATSMDGKIVEGLRSTRFPNVIGVQFHPEQDYLYHPNKEFKRTNDESFSPEKLLQRTNSMAFYKAFWKDFSRKVTESKK
- a CDS encoding adenosine kinase; translation: MHNVDYPKILGIGNALVDIMTLLRDESILQEFGLPKGSMTLVDRELSEEMQEKTNGFEKKITTGGSVANAMNGVANLGVPCGFVGSVAEDDMGRFFESKLEENRIEPFLKKMDTRTGRAVALITPDGERTFGTYLGAAVDMGADDIDPKVFEGFDYFLIEGYLVQNYALILEAARKAKAAGLKVALDLASYNIVEANLEVLNDLVDNYVDILFANEEEAKAFTDKEPEDALDAIASRCDIAVVKVGSKGAFIKQGTSKWHIPAKGNKVVDTTGAGDFFAAGMLAGISKGYEMEKAGHLGALLAGRIIGVVGAQLDAEAWNEIKAAEADL
- a CDS encoding GH3 auxin-responsive promoter family protein, with protein sequence MALLNSIIKWVNYKRIYQIELYRNHAEEIQEEMLFNLLNEAKNTEWGRKYDYRSIKSVEQFAERIPISTYEQMEPHISRMIDGERNVLWPGEIKWFAKSSGTTNAKSKFIPVSTDSLEDCHFRGGKDVLAIYHRNYPEAKALTGKSLTLGGSHRVSNLSNKSYYGDLSAIMIENLPFWTDLNRTPPTEIALIEEFERKVDEITKTSIHENVTSFAGVPSWYLVLLRHVLDYTGKNNMLEVWPNLEVFIHGGINFEPYREQYRKLIPSDEMRYLETYNASEGFFAIQDDPSRDDLLLMLDYGIFYEFIPMSEYGKENPKTIPLWDVETGVNYAMVISTNGGLWRYLIGDTVVFTSKNPYKIKITGRTKHFINAFGEEVIIDNAEKALKQACDETGATIRDYTAGPVFMGDNAKGAHEWLIEFETPPADLSRFTEILDKTLQSVNSDYEAKRHKNTTLNSPKVTAAAQGTFYHWMKEKGKIGGQNKVPRLSNNRDYLEQLLPFHHELSR
- a CDS encoding CvpA family protein, with product MNLLDIIFAALLVFAAVRGFQKGFFIELASIAALLLGIWGAVEFSGFTAYYLHSAFDWNPEHLGLIAFILTFILVVVAVHLVARLADTLFKAVALGMLTRLAGVVVGVLKAAFIISILLILIETVGKYTFNLIPPEKANQSILYKPLRNFAPSILPFFHFDEAKKELKEGVQEVSL
- a CDS encoding deoxynucleoside kinase gives rise to the protein MHIAIAGNIGAGKTTLTSLLSKHYGWEAHYESTDDNPYLDDFYHDMQRWSFNLQVYFLNNRFNQVLDIRKSGKTIIQDRTIYEDAEIFAPNLHDMSLMSTRDFNNYRSLFDLMTRLIEPPDLLIYLRASIPTLVNQIQKRGRDYENSIRLDYLKQLNQRYEAWISKYHKGKMLIINVDEINFADNAEDLSKVIDRIDAQINGLF